From the genome of Fusobacterium varium, one region includes:
- the sir gene encoding Sulfite reductase [ferredoxin], which yields MSTQNEILKLEINKLHEAGHRFKNKEISAGDFKGISGGMGVYAQRGGQDFMIRFRTNSGLMSMEHLELIKNFTEKYKIEDIHFTTRQAIQLHHLDIDDICNIMETALDHKLYTRGGGGNYPRNVAISPMSGVEKEEIFDVTEFALKISEYFMNRITEYKLPRKLKVSMSSSDRDEAGATINDIGFIAAVENGEPYFRMYLAGGLGNNPGISIPYGKKVAPKEILYYVEAMVNLFMAEGDYTNRTKARTRYIPRRMGVENFLEAYEKHLINVKKEKILI from the coding sequence TTGAGTACACAAAATGAAATACTAAAATTAGAAATAAATAAATTACATGAAGCAGGACACAGATTTAAGAATAAAGAAATATCTGCTGGAGATTTTAAAGGAATATCTGGAGGAATGGGAGTATATGCTCAACGTGGTGGACAGGACTTTATGATAAGGTTTCGTACAAATTCTGGTTTGATGTCAATGGAACATTTAGAACTTATAAAAAATTTTACTGAAAAATATAAAATAGAAGATATTCATTTTACTACAAGGCAAGCAATACAACTACATCATTTGGATATAGATGATATATGCAATATTATGGAAACAGCTTTGGATCACAAATTATATACACGTGGTGGTGGAGGGAATTATCCAAGAAATGTGGCTATTTCACCAATGTCAGGAGTAGAGAAGGAAGAGATATTTGATGTAACAGAATTTGCTTTGAAGATAAGTGAATATTTTATGAATAGGATAACAGAGTATAAGCTTCCAAGAAAATTAAAAGTATCTATGTCATCAAGTGATAGAGATGAAGCAGGAGCAACTATTAATGACATAGGATTTATAGCAGCAGTAGAAAATGGAGAGCCATATTTTAGAATGTATCTGGCAGGAGGACTGGGAAATAATCCTGGAATTTCAATACCATATGGGAAAAAAGTAGCTCCAAAAGAAATATTGTATTATGTAGAAGCAATGGTAAATCTTTTTATGGCAGAAGGAGATTATACAAATAGAACTAAAGCAAGAACAAGGTATATTCCAAGAAGAATGGGAGTAGAAAATTTTTTAGAAGCATATGAAAAACATTTAATAAATGTAAAAAAAGAAAAAATCTTGATTTAA
- the cysI_2 gene encoding Sulfite reductase [NADPH] hemoprotein beta-component: protein MVIHPLNGQISSEDFKKIVKFMEENSNAEARLSTTESMYIRNLNEEQAEKLLQLTDKFRQKTKIEQSMSCVGIPTCQIGIEQSQNLVKNILEYIKANNIPEERLPSVYVSGCQNSCGRHQAGDIGFAGGKKE from the coding sequence GTGGTTATTCATCCCTTAAATGGACAAATTTCATCTGAAGACTTTAAAAAAATAGTAAAATTTATGGAAGAAAATAGTAATGCAGAAGCTAGATTGAGTACAACTGAAAGTATGTATATAAGAAATTTAAATGAAGAACAGGCAGAAAAACTTTTACAGCTTACAGATAAATTTAGACAGAAAACAAAAATAGAGCAAAGCATGAGTTGTGTGGGAATACCAACTTGTCAGATAGGAATAGAACAAAGTCAAAATTTAGTAAAAAATATTCTTGAGTACATAAAAGCAAATAATATTCCTGAAGAAAGACTTCCATCTGTATATGTTTCAGGATGTCAAAACTCATGTGGAAGACATCAAGCTGGAGATATAGGTTTTGCTGGTGGGAAAAAAGAGTAG
- the srrA_5 gene encoding Staphylococcal respiratory response protein A — MILIVEDTEHIRKLVKAILKNENIDIEEAVTGEEALNKIQQGNKYELILMDIMLPKIDGINTTKKIREITETPIIFLTALSDEKSQITAYEAGADGYITKPFSKEILKSIVIRYVFKSGIVKKYGDLEINKKSGKVLMNKKEIYLTIKERDILFYLEENIGIVKTREQIISGVWGYDFTGTDRTVDKHLTRLREKLGNCSKYIKTVKAIGYKFEE; from the coding sequence ATGATACTAATAGTAGAAGATACAGAACATATTAGAAAATTAGTAAAAGCAATATTAAAAAATGAGAATATTGATATTGAAGAGGCTGTTACTGGGGAAGAGGCACTCAATAAAATTCAACAAGGAAATAAATATGAATTAATTCTTATGGATATAATGCTTCCGAAAATAGATGGTATAAATACAACAAAAAAAATAAGAGAAATAACAGAAACTCCAATAATATTCCTAACAGCACTCTCTGATGAAAAAAGTCAGATTACAGCTTATGAAGCTGGAGCTGATGGTTATATTACAAAACCATTCTCTAAAGAAATATTAAAGTCAATAGTAATAAGATATGTTTTCAAAAGTGGTATAGTAAAAAAATATGGAGATTTAGAAATAAATAAAAAAAGTGGAAAAGTTTTAATGAATAAAAAGGAAATATATCTTACCATTAAAGAAAGAGATATATTATTTTATTTAGAAGAAAATATAGGAATAGTGAAAACAAGAGAACAAATAATTTCAGGAGTATGGGGATATGATTTTACTGGTACAGATCGTACAGTGGACAAGCATTTAACAAGATTAAGAGAAAAATTAGGTAATTGTTCAAAGTATATAAAAACTGTAAAAGCTATTGGCTATAAGTTCGAGGAATAA